A genomic stretch from Malus domestica chromosome 15, GDT2T_hap1 includes:
- the LOC103400961 gene encoding probable flavin-containing monooxygenase 1, with amino-acid sequence MAPIVSKLGIIGAGVSGIAAAKQLAHYNPIILEASDSIGGVWRHCSYSSTKLQSHRCDYEFSDFPWPDRDNTEYPSHLEILAYLNSYAEHFDVLKFVRFNSKVVEVRFIGDRENIEFGVKPVEYRSLSPAGGQPVWEVAVQTNDSETIQWYAFEFIVVCIGKYGDTPKIPEFPHNKGPEVFQGQALHALDYCKLDKDAASQLLKDKKVVVVGYKKSAIDLAVECAEANQGPEGKPCTMVVRTLHWTVPHYWIWGLPFFLFYSTRSSQFLHQRPNQTFLRTLLCSLIMSPMRHAVSKFIESYLLWKMPLEKYGLKPDHSFEEDYASCQMAIMPENFFSEADKGKIVFKRSTSKWWFSADGIEFDDNTKIKADVVVLATGYDGKKKLKFILPDPFRSLLEYPSGIIPLYRGTIHPLIPNMAFVGYLESVSNLHSSELRSIWLARLLDNKFKLPSVQKMLEQTSKEVEISKKTTRFYRRHCISTFSINHSDEICEEMGWTSWRKNTWLAEAFSPYGSQDYLKKH; translated from the exons ATGGCTCCAATAGTCTCAAAACTTGGCATCATTGGTGCCGGTGTAAGTGGCATAGCAGCAGCTAAACAACTAGCCCATTACAACCCTATTATTCTCGAGGCCTCTGACTCCATTGGAGGGGTTTGGAGGCATTGTTCTTACAGTTCCACAAAACTTCAGTCCCATCGATGTGACTATGAGTTCTCTGACTTCCCTTGGCCTGACAGGGACAACACTGAATATCCTTCTCACCTTGAGATATTGGCCTACTTGAACTCTTATGCTGAGCACTTTGATGTGCTTAAGTTTGTCAGGTTCAATTCCAAGGTGGTCGAGGTCCGGTTCATTGGTGACCGAGAAAACATTGAATTTGGTGTCAAACCTGTGGAGTATCGGAGTCTCTCGCCAGCTGGCGGTCAGCCTGTTTGGGAAGTTGCTGTCCAGACTAATGATTCAGAGACCATTCAG TGGTACGCCTTCGAGTTCATTGTGGTTTGCATAGGGAAATATGGTGATACACCCAAAATTCCAGAGTTTCCACACAACAAAGGCCCTGAAGTATTTCAAGGCCAAGCTCTTCATGCTCTTGATTACTGCAAACTGGACAAGGACGCTGCTTCTCAATTACTAAAGGATAAGAAAGTCGTTGTAGTTGGCTACAAAAAATCAGCTATTGATTTAGCTGTCGAGTGTGCGGAGGCAAACCAAG GACCAGAAGGCAAACCATGCACGATGGTAGTAAGGACTTTACATTGGACTGTTCCCCATTACTGGATTTGGGGCTTGCCGTTTTTCTTGTTCTACTCTACAAGGTCTTCACAGTTTCTCCATCAAAGACCTAACCAAACCTTCCTCAGAACCCTCCTTTGCTCTCTAATTATGTCTCCAATG AGGCATGCAGTTTCAAAATTTATTGAATCATATTTGCTGTGGAAGATGCCTTTGGAGAAGTATGGACTAAAGCCAGATCATTCATTTGAGGAGGACTATGCATCCTGCCAGATGGCTATCATGCCGGAAAATTTCTTCTCCGAGGCGGATAAGGGAAAAATTGTGTTCAAAAGATCAACATCAAAATGGTGGTTTTCTGCTGATGGAATTGAATTTGATGACAACACTAAGATAAAAGCTGATGTTGTGGTCCTTGCAACTGGTTATGATGGTAAGAAAAAACTCAAATTCATCTTACCGGACCCTTTTCGCAGCTTGTTGGAGTATCCTTCTGGTATCATACCCTTATACAG GGGAACAATTCATCCTTTGATCCCAAACATGGCTTTCGTGGGTTATCTCGAGAGTGTTTCAAATCTTCACTCTTCTGAATTGCGCAGCATATGGCTGGCCAGGCTGCTGGATAATAAATTTAAGCTTCCAAGTGTGCAGAAAATGCTTGAGCAAACAAGTAAGGAAGTGGAAATCTCAAAGAAAACAACCAGGTTCTACAGGAGGCATTGCATTTCTACTTTTAGCATCAACCACAGCGACGAAATTTGCGAGGAGATGGGATGGACATCTTGGAGGAAGAATACTTGGTTGGCAGAAGCATTTAGCCCATATGGAAGTCAAGACTATCTGAAGAAACATTGA